ATCCGCTGAAATCGGATGGCTGTTCGGACGCGGCGTGACGGGCAGGCCGCCTGCCCGTCTCTCCGCCCCCGACGATCTGTTGACATCCGCTGCTGACCGGCACCACACAAGGCCCTGACATGTCCCGCACCGATCCCCCCTTTGCCCCGCTGCCCCATCCGCACCGGCCCGATGGCACCGACCGCCGCGTCGGTGTCGAGATCGAGTTTGCTGGACTGACCGAAGACGCCACCGCCACGCTGGTGCGCGACGCGTTGGGTGGCGACATCCACCGCGACGCGACCCATGACCTGCATGTCAGCGGGACGGAGCTGGGAAAGGTCAAGATCGTCCTCGACACGGCCCTGCGCAGGCTGGGGGACGCGGGACCGGTCGACAAGGTTCTGGATGCCCTGCGCGGCCTGATCCCGGTCGAGATTGTCACCGATCCCCTGACCCGCGATCAGCTTGTCCAACTGGATGCGTTCCGCGACACGCTGCGCCGACACGGGGCGGTGGGGACAACGGACGGGGTGCTGCTGGGCTTTGGCGTTCATCTGAACGTGGCCATCACCGACACGCAGGATCCTTTCACCTGGGACACGGTGCTGGCCTTTGCCCTGATACAGGGATGGCTGCGCCGCCAGATGCCAATCGACGACACACGGCGGCTGATGCCCTTTGTCGCCCCCTGGCCGGATGCCTTCGTGACAGAGCTTGCCCGGATCGGTCCGGCATCCACCCTTGACGCGGTGCGCGACCTCTATGCGCAGCACTGCAACAGCCGGA
This DNA window, taken from uncultured Tateyamaria sp., encodes the following:
- a CDS encoding amidoligase family protein; the encoded protein is MSRTDPPFAPLPHPHRPDGTDRRVGVEIEFAGLTEDATATLVRDALGGDIHRDATHDLHVSGTELGKVKIVLDTALRRLGDAGPVDKVLDALRGLIPVEIVTDPLTRDQLVQLDAFRDTLRRHGAVGTTDGVLLGFGVHLNVAITDTQDPFTWDTVLAFALIQGWLRRQMPIDDTRRLMPFVAPWPDAFVTELARIGPASTLDAVRDLYAQHCNSRNHALDLLPIFRHADAEGFDRLFPNQSNTTGRPAFHFRLPDCRIDDAAWSLDLEWQRWRLVERLAADADTLSALTHKRRAWAAQGAGKPGWTDVVQEVLGVDWAALTP